The following coding sequences lie in one Natronorubrum tibetense GA33 genomic window:
- a CDS encoding alpha/beta hydrolase has translation MDPLGSDITAPDGTRLRRWEVSSGDESEAVLFVHGATYPSRAVFAPPMDSESYSWLHATACRGRAAFAVDLRGYGESERPSPTDDESNALARATAVVGDVATVLESIRGRFDRVHLVGYSWGSIVCGSYLTTVDDDVASLTQVAPVYRPPAAVGERFVEREPLDTYRRITREDVRDRWNEQIPAESTPADWRGGGGGGGP, from the coding sequence ATGGATCCTCTCGGAAGCGATATCACGGCTCCCGACGGAACGCGACTGCGCCGCTGGGAAGTCTCGAGCGGCGACGAGAGCGAAGCGGTACTCTTCGTTCACGGCGCGACGTACCCGAGTCGAGCGGTATTCGCCCCACCGATGGACAGCGAGAGTTACTCTTGGCTCCATGCAACGGCCTGCCGCGGCAGGGCGGCGTTCGCCGTTGACCTCCGCGGATATGGTGAGAGCGAACGACCGTCGCCGACCGACGATGAAAGCAACGCTCTCGCTCGAGCAACGGCCGTCGTCGGAGACGTGGCCACAGTCCTCGAGTCGATCCGCGGTCGGTTCGATCGGGTTCACCTCGTCGGTTACTCCTGGGGAAGTATCGTGTGTGGATCCTATCTCACGACCGTCGATGACGATGTCGCGTCGCTGACCCAGGTTGCGCCGGTCTATCGACCGCCAGCGGCCGTCGGCGAACGATTTGTCGAGCGGGAGCCGCTCGACACGTACCGTCGAATCACTCGCGAAGACGTCCGTGACCGATGGAACGAACAGATCCCGGCGGAATCGACTCCCGCCGACTGGCGGGGGGGGGGGGGGGGGGGGGGGCC
- a CDS encoding type I 3-dehydroquinate dehydratase produces MIGEQPTFTEIEQPFICTMISEPTVGEARSVMKHSEFEGADSFIVNLMGDGEFGLERSLLNEADLGELFRSTSLPSMACYYRWKYTGERVDEDDEERMEILRTAVRAGARAVDMVGDTFNPTPGPDEFSDEATEYSLDPDSTAREFTTDPDAIDRQREEIKAINELGGEVQLTAHTRTHLSPDRALEIATAFERRGADMVKIVSVDTSWEDLLETLEATVLLNRELEIPFIMMSHGEHGVLGRYMAPFLGSMLCFTQHEYPPGGFYLQPLTPNVRAVFDSIRNVTPTREPADQSWL; encoded by the coding sequence GTGATTGGCGAACAACCTACATTCACCGAAATCGAGCAGCCGTTCATCTGTACGATGATTTCGGAGCCGACTGTCGGGGAGGCACGTAGCGTGATGAAGCACTCGGAGTTCGAAGGGGCCGACTCGTTCATCGTGAATCTAATGGGCGACGGCGAGTTCGGACTCGAACGATCGCTGCTCAACGAGGCCGACCTCGGTGAACTCTTCAGGAGTACATCGCTTCCGTCGATGGCGTGTTACTACCGGTGGAAGTACACCGGCGAACGCGTCGACGAAGACGACGAAGAGCGCATGGAAATACTCAGGACCGCCGTACGGGCGGGCGCCCGAGCGGTCGATATGGTGGGAGACACGTTCAACCCGACCCCAGGGCCCGACGAATTCTCGGACGAAGCGACCGAGTACTCACTCGACCCCGATTCGACGGCCAGAGAGTTCACGACAGACCCGGACGCGATCGACCGACAGCGCGAGGAGATCAAAGCGATCAACGAACTCGGCGGAGAGGTTCAGCTAACGGCCCACACCAGAACACACCTGTCACCCGACCGGGCCCTTGAGATCGCGACGGCGTTCGAGCGGCGGGGAGCCGATATGGTCAAGATCGTCAGCGTCGACACGAGCTGGGAGGATCTGCTCGAGACGCTCGAGGCGACGGTCCTGTTGAACCGTGAACTGGAGATTCCGTTCATTATGATGAGCCACGGCGAACACGGCGTACTCGGTCGCTACATGGCACCGTTTCTCGGGTCGATGCTGTGTTTCACCCAGCACGAGTACCCACCGGGTGGATTCTATCTCCAGCCCCTCACGCCGAACGTTCGGGCGGTTTTCGACTCAATACGGAACGTCACACCGACTCGCGAACCGGCAGACCAGAGCTGGCTGTAG
- a CDS encoding nuclear transport factor 2 family protein, with translation MPLDHPRVEVVETYLEHLRNERFDAAAAQFTEGACYLHPPTFQDEVEEVGRENIRRYFEESRGPRDIDHSIERTVVVDEPCAVYGRVTSGDVDGDERFVSYAEIEDGKLSHYCAGFLKGTIG, from the coding sequence ATGCCACTTGACCATCCTCGTGTTGAGGTCGTTGAAACGTACCTCGAGCACCTCCGTAACGAGCGGTTCGACGCGGCCGCAGCGCAGTTTACGGAGGGCGCTTGCTATCTCCATCCGCCGACGTTCCAGGACGAGGTCGAGGAGGTCGGACGAGAGAACATCAGACGATACTTCGAGGAGAGTCGCGGTCCACGCGATATCGACCACAGTATCGAACGTACCGTCGTCGTCGACGAACCCTGTGCCGTTTACGGTCGGGTGACCAGCGGAGACGTCGACGGAGACGAGCGGTTCGTCTCGTACGCGGAAATCGAAGACGGAAAGCTATCGCACTACTGTGCCGGCTTCCTGAAGGGGACCATCGGCTGA
- a CDS encoding MFS transporter, giving the protein MTMEIIPDPRRMIAKRIYYGWIIVAAALLATTAVYGTSYAFGVFYDVFIEEFDVSRSVLAAVFGFQTALIYVVGVAAGSAIDRYGQRAVAAVSSLLFVTGLVWAALSRSYLELLFAYGLLSAIGMGGLFVVSFATIPLWFESRRGTASGIASAGLGIGMVVFPLGADLLISSVGWRRAMFGIAVLSTVLCVVFTAFFANRPSDVGADASVEFDGGESPFETAQGYPGDRTSLTSNETITSVPFLLVFLSWVLLSAPIYIVISHIVSYATIIGIGRSEGVLALTAIGVTATLARFGIGALADRIGRTRTFIASTYLLGAAMLGITFAPIPAVFLGAIVCFGVAYGGCGSLFSPLVADLFGHDDLNTSFAVMSLAFAVGGLSAPPLAGLWFEITGSYTGSFLVASLGTIVGAGCVTAASRLV; this is encoded by the coding sequence ATGACAATGGAGATAATCCCCGATCCTCGCCGTATGATCGCCAAGCGGATCTACTACGGCTGGATCATCGTCGCCGCCGCGCTGTTAGCCACGACGGCTGTGTACGGCACCAGTTACGCGTTTGGCGTCTTCTACGACGTGTTCATCGAAGAGTTTGACGTCTCGCGGTCCGTGCTGGCGGCGGTGTTCGGCTTCCAGACGGCGCTGATTTACGTCGTCGGCGTGGCTGCGGGCAGTGCCATCGACCGCTACGGCCAGCGGGCAGTCGCGGCCGTTTCGTCGCTCCTGTTTGTGACCGGGCTCGTCTGGGCCGCGCTATCGCGGTCGTATCTCGAGCTCCTGTTCGCCTACGGCCTGCTCAGCGCTATTGGAATGGGCGGTCTCTTCGTCGTGAGCTTCGCAACTATTCCGCTCTGGTTCGAGTCCAGGCGCGGGACGGCCTCGGGTATCGCTTCAGCCGGACTCGGAATCGGCATGGTCGTCTTTCCGCTCGGCGCCGACCTGCTCATTTCGTCGGTCGGCTGGCGGCGGGCGATGTTCGGGATCGCGGTCTTATCGACCGTTCTGTGTGTCGTGTTCACCGCGTTCTTCGCCAACCGCCCGTCGGACGTCGGTGCGGACGCGAGCGTGGAGTTTGACGGCGGCGAATCTCCGTTCGAGACGGCACAGGGGTATCCCGGCGACCGCACATCCCTCACGAGCAACGAAACGATTACGTCGGTGCCGTTTCTGCTGGTTTTTCTCAGTTGGGTACTGCTGTCGGCACCGATTTATATCGTCATCAGTCACATCGTTTCCTACGCGACGATCATCGGAATCGGCCGCTCAGAAGGAGTCCTCGCGCTCACCGCGATCGGCGTCACGGCCACGCTCGCTCGCTTCGGTATCGGCGCCCTAGCCGACAGGATCGGGCGCACCCGAACGTTCATCGCCAGCACGTACCTCCTCGGAGCTGCGATGCTCGGCATCACGTTCGCACCGATACCGGCGGTCTTTCTTGGAGCGATCGTCTGTTTCGGAGTCGCATACGGTGGCTGCGGCAGCCTCTTTTCGCCCTTGGTGGCCGACCTGTTCGGCCATGACGACCTCAACACATCCTTTGCCGTGATGTCACTCGCATTCGCGGTAGGGGGACTGTCGGCGCCACCGCTCGCCGGACTCTGGTTCGAAATCACCGGCAGTTACACGGGATCGTTCCTGGTCGCAAGTCTCGGGACCATCGTCGGTGCCGGTTGCGTCACGGCCGCGTCTCGGCTCGTCTGA
- a CDS encoding TIGR04024 family LLM class F420-dependent oxidoreductase, whose protein sequence is MNEALELVIMSGDHDAHGTMVDRARRAEELGYSRVSMGEATGWNVVPALSLIANRTDNIGVSNDVFSPYGRSPAMIAQTGLTLHDLSDGRYRLGLGPSSPALTEDWHGAAFDRPLRRLRETIEVVRSICDGGPADYSGEIFDLDGLSYDRKPPERPLPIDLATLGPKATELTGRFADGWVPQLFSPAGLEERLNDLKRGLALGNRAASDVQVSPILRCFAADDRERARDATRSMLAFLIGAYGPYYGDSVAQQGYSDVVDEIRVAWEANDQEAMAAALPDDVLDKFAAAGTQDEVQTRVRRYAEINAVDAVRVGFVFGMTDAEKETTMTALGGLL, encoded by the coding sequence ATGAATGAGGCGCTCGAACTCGTGATCATGTCTGGCGATCACGACGCGCACGGAACGATGGTCGACCGGGCCCGAAGAGCAGAAGAGCTGGGATACAGCCGCGTCTCGATGGGCGAAGCGACGGGATGGAACGTCGTTCCCGCGCTCTCACTGATCGCCAATCGGACCGACAACATCGGTGTCTCGAATGATGTCTTCTCGCCATACGGTCGGTCGCCCGCCATGATCGCGCAGACCGGGCTCACACTGCATGATCTGTCCGACGGGCGATACCGTCTCGGTCTCGGACCGAGTTCGCCGGCACTGACCGAGGACTGGCACGGTGCGGCATTTGATCGGCCACTGCGGCGATTACGCGAGACGATCGAGGTAGTGCGTTCGATCTGCGACGGCGGTCCTGCCGACTACTCGGGCGAGATATTCGACCTTGACGGACTCTCGTACGACAGGAAGCCACCGGAGCGTCCGCTGCCGATCGATCTCGCGACGCTCGGTCCGAAAGCCACGGAACTGACCGGGCGGTTCGCCGATGGCTGGGTCCCACAGCTTTTTTCACCGGCAGGCCTCGAGGAACGTCTCAACGACCTCAAACGGGGACTGGCCCTCGGTAATCGAGCGGCGAGCGACGTCCAGGTGAGTCCGATCCTCCGGTGTTTCGCAGCGGATGACCGTGAGCGGGCGCGCGACGCGACGCGATCCATGCTCGCGTTCCTGATCGGCGCGTACGGTCCCTACTACGGGGATTCCGTGGCCCAGCAGGGGTATTCGGACGTGGTCGATGAAATCAGAGTTGCGTGGGAGGCGAACGATCAGGAGGCCATGGCAGCGGCACTTCCGGACGATGTACTCGACAAGTTTGCCGCCGCGGGCACGCAGGACGAGGTTCAGACGCGAGTCCGTCGATACGCGGAAATCAACGCGGTCGACGCGGTCCGCGTTGGGTTCGTCTTCGGCATGACCGATGCTGAAAAAGAGACGACGATGACCGCGCTAGGTGGATTACTGTAA
- a CDS encoding TIGR04024 family LLM class F420-dependent oxidoreductase, giving the protein MSDRDVFLPVGAQPTLGDLVEQAVTAEDLGYDRVWFPEGWGRDVVTPIATAAERTERIGLGTSIANVYSRSPTLLGQTAATLQEASDDRFRLGVGPSGPIVVENWHGEDFGNPLRRTRETIEIVRQVLSGEPVSYDGEYFTLEGFRLRFDPPETQVPIDAAALGPKAVELAGRFADGWHAVNYTRDGVTPRLEDLERGVELGERDPDEVRVTLSVCCCTLEDGDRARELVAQHIAFYIGGMGEFYRDNLVRQGYEDVANEIYDAWQDGDHGHATALVGDELIDQMGAAGTPSEAREQLSQFTDLEGVDAVNVSFPRGADPEEILETMRAVAP; this is encoded by the coding sequence ATGTCAGACAGAGACGTGTTTCTGCCGGTCGGTGCACAGCCCACTCTCGGAGATCTCGTCGAGCAAGCGGTGACTGCGGAAGACCTCGGATACGACCGCGTCTGGTTCCCAGAGGGCTGGGGACGCGACGTCGTCACGCCGATCGCGACCGCCGCCGAGCGAACCGAACGTATCGGACTCGGAACGAGCATTGCGAACGTCTACTCCAGATCGCCGACGTTGCTGGGCCAGACCGCCGCCACGCTGCAGGAAGCGAGCGACGACCGATTTCGACTGGGAGTCGGGCCGAGTGGCCCAATCGTGGTCGAGAACTGGCACGGCGAGGACTTCGGTAACCCGCTCCGACGCACCCGGGAAACGATCGAGATCGTTCGACAGGTGCTGTCGGGCGAACCAGTCTCGTACGACGGCGAATACTTCACGCTTGAGGGGTTCCGGTTACGTTTCGATCCACCGGAAACGCAGGTACCGATCGATGCGGCGGCGCTCGGGCCCAAAGCTGTTGAACTCGCAGGTCGCTTCGCCGACGGGTGGCACGCCGTCAACTACACGCGGGACGGAGTTACGCCCCGTCTCGAGGATCTGGAACGGGGTGTGGAACTCGGCGAACGCGACCCCGACGAGGTCCGCGTGACCCTTTCCGTGTGTTGCTGTACCCTCGAGGACGGTGACCGAGCTCGCGAACTCGTCGCCCAGCACATCGCATTCTACATTGGCGGCATGGGGGAGTTCTACCGAGACAACCTCGTGCGGCAGGGGTACGAGGACGTTGCCAACGAAATCTACGACGCTTGGCAAGACGGCGATCACGGTCACGCCACGGCTCTCGTCGGGGACGAGTTAATCGATCAGATGGGGGCCGCGGGGACCCCATCCGAGGCCCGCGAGCAGCTGTCGCAGTTTACCGATCTCGAGGGGGTCGACGCCGTCAACGTGTCGTTCCCGAGAGGTGCCGATCCGGAAGAGATACTCGAGACAATGAGAGCGGTGGCTCCGTGA
- a CDS encoding N-acyl-D-amino-acid deacylase family protein: MTDLLITNARIVDGTGAPWFAGSVAVDDGKIVAVRRETAPDADGETTIDADGRVLCPGFVDTHSHSDMRLFEEPTLEPKIRQGITTEILGQDGFSMAPMYREGGAAEWSAQLSALAGQVDVNWTWGSVADYLDAVEENGIAPNVALFVGHGTVRFNLLGMSDRDPTDDELAEMRDLVSEALDDGALGLSTGLIYTPCTYADRREVQELAAALEQYGRPFVAHVRSEGRWIWDALDEFIDIGAEESVPLHVSHFKVAGLGQQGKASRATTLIETARDRNVDITVEQYPYAAASTMLSAVLPPWVHADGPEQTLEHLADEGTRERIRRDVEEWRIEGWENIGALTGWDGVVISDVRTDANADLEGKSVATIAEERDTDPVDAVCRVLREEELAVSAVYHMMDEADVREILTYERTCVGTDGLFGGKPHPRVYGSYPRILGQYVREENLLTLGEAVRKMTSLPARAMGLPRKGLVRPGMDADLVVFDPVRVGSEATYENPRRYPNGIDHVLVDGEPVVHDGEVTGATPGRAIRGDE; this comes from the coding sequence ATGACAGACCTCCTCATTACGAACGCGCGGATCGTCGACGGAACCGGCGCTCCGTGGTTCGCGGGTTCGGTTGCCGTCGATGACGGAAAAATCGTGGCGGTTCGTCGGGAGACAGCGCCCGACGCCGACGGTGAAACGACGATCGACGCCGACGGCCGCGTCCTCTGTCCAGGTTTCGTCGACACGCACTCCCATTCAGACATGCGACTGTTCGAGGAGCCGACGCTCGAACCGAAGATCCGACAAGGAATAACCACCGAAATTCTCGGCCAGGACGGGTTCTCGATGGCGCCGATGTACCGTGAGGGTGGTGCAGCGGAGTGGAGCGCCCAGCTCAGCGCGCTCGCGGGACAGGTCGACGTGAACTGGACCTGGGGGAGTGTTGCCGACTATCTCGACGCGGTCGAGGAGAACGGAATCGCACCGAACGTCGCCCTGTTCGTCGGTCACGGGACCGTTCGGTTCAATCTGCTCGGGATGAGCGACAGGGACCCGACCGACGACGAGCTTGCAGAGATGCGCGACCTCGTCTCCGAAGCGCTCGATGACGGCGCGCTCGGACTGTCGACCGGACTCATCTACACGCCGTGTACGTACGCGGATCGTCGCGAAGTGCAGGAACTGGCCGCGGCCCTGGAACAGTACGGCCGGCCGTTCGTAGCCCACGTTCGAAGCGAGGGGCGCTGGATCTGGGACGCACTCGACGAATTCATCGATATCGGCGCTGAAGAGAGCGTTCCGCTCCACGTCTCACACTTCAAGGTCGCCGGCCTCGGACAGCAGGGAAAAGCGTCGCGGGCCACGACCCTGATCGAGACCGCCCGGGACCGGAACGTCGATATCACGGTCGAACAGTACCCGTACGCTGCGGCCAGCACGATGCTCTCGGCGGTCCTGCCGCCCTGGGTCCACGCAGACGGACCGGAACAGACGCTCGAGCACCTCGCCGACGAGGGGACCAGAGAACGGATCCGCCGGGACGTCGAGGAGTGGCGGATCGAGGGCTGGGAGAACATCGGTGCCCTCACCGGATGGGACGGCGTCGTCATCTCGGACGTGCGGACGGACGCCAACGCGGACCTCGAAGGAAAAAGCGTCGCCACCATCGCAGAGGAACGCGACACCGATCCGGTCGACGCGGTCTGCCGGGTGCTCCGCGAAGAGGAACTCGCCGTGAGCGCGGTCTATCACATGATGGACGAGGCGGACGTCCGGGAGATTCTCACTTACGAACGGACTTGCGTCGGTACGGACGGCCTGTTCGGCGGCAAGCCCCATCCGCGAGTGTACGGCTCCTATCCGCGAATTCTGGGGCAGTACGTCCGCGAAGAGAACCTCCTGACGCTGGGGGAGGCCGTCCGGAAAATGACCTCGCTACCGGCGCGGGCGATGGGCCTTCCACGGAAGGGACTGGTTCGTCCGGGAATGGACGCGGACCTGGTCGTATTCGACCCGGTCCGCGTCGGCAGTGAGGCGACCTACGAGAACCCGCGGCGGTACCCGAACGGCATCGATCACGTGCTCGTCGACGGCGAACCGGTCGTCCACGACGGCGAGGTCACCGGGGCGACGCCGGGGCGAGCGATCAGGGGCGACGAGTGA
- a CDS encoding DUF1611 domain-containing protein, whose translation MNLREELEPPVPAIVLAEGEFGDAGGKTAHGVVMHSDLFTPAAIVDSETADETPAAVLDKPDAPDVPIVPSVAAALEVAPDVEALIIGVAPAGGQLPDAWVRDIEAAIEAGCDVVSGLHTFFGEDDGWSSLADRHDVRIFDVRKPPGEDRLRVADGSVDDADADVVLVLGTDCAVGKRTTTYELFSAAREAGRDAGWVATGQTGIMVGAHAGVVIDRVPADFTAGVVEDLVSKVADDHDLVFVEGQASLTHRAYSGVTLSILHGAWPDAVVLADDPDRGDRAHFEQFPVDGVAAERRAIEELSDAVVAGVSTWGDADQQARYDLPAANVYDDGGATELLAAIDDALEGDRT comes from the coding sequence ATGAACCTCAGAGAAGAACTCGAACCACCCGTGCCGGCAATCGTTCTCGCAGAGGGTGAGTTCGGTGACGCCGGCGGAAAGACGGCACACGGCGTGGTCATGCACAGCGACCTGTTTACACCCGCGGCGATCGTCGACTCGGAGACCGCCGACGAAACGCCGGCAGCGGTTCTCGACAAGCCGGATGCACCGGACGTCCCGATAGTCCCGTCCGTCGCGGCGGCGCTCGAGGTGGCGCCGGACGTCGAGGCGCTCATCATCGGCGTCGCACCGGCCGGCGGACAGCTTCCCGACGCGTGGGTCCGCGACATCGAGGCGGCGATCGAGGCGGGCTGTGACGTCGTCTCGGGACTTCACACGTTCTTCGGCGAAGACGACGGCTGGTCGTCGCTGGCCGACCGACACGACGTGCGCATCTTCGACGTTCGCAAGCCGCCCGGGGAAGACCGACTCCGGGTCGCCGACGGTTCGGTCGACGACGCCGACGCCGACGTCGTCCTCGTTCTCGGGACGGACTGTGCCGTCGGGAAGCGGACGACGACGTACGAGCTGTTCTCGGCAGCGCGGGAAGCCGGCCGAGACGCGGGCTGGGTCGCGACCGGCCAGACGGGGATCATGGTCGGTGCGCACGCGGGCGTCGTTATCGACCGGGTTCCGGCCGATTTCACCGCCGGCGTCGTCGAGGATCTCGTCTCGAAGGTCGCCGACGATCACGACCTCGTCTTCGTCGAAGGCCAGGCTTCGCTCACCCACCGCGCGTACTCCGGCGTGACCCTCTCGATCCTCCACGGAGCCTGGCCGGACGCGGTCGTGTTGGCGGACGACCCGGACCGCGGCGACCGGGCGCACTTCGAACAGTTTCCCGTCGACGGCGTCGCGGCGGAACGGCGAGCGATCGAAGAGCTGTCCGATGCCGTCGTGGCCGGCGTTTCGACCTGGGGCGACGCCGACCAGCAGGCCCGCTACGATCTTCCCGCGGCGAACGTGTACGACGACGGCGGTGCGACCGAACTGCTTGCTGCGATCGACGACGCCTTGGAGGGGGATCGCACGTGA
- a CDS encoding cupin domain-containing protein, which translates to MHKVTIEDVERRIDSATVNRPLTAALGASNLAINYYELAPGDSFAYGYHAHEAQEEVFVISSGTVTFETEEGPVDVESGDAIRFAPGEYQQGTNTGTERVEAVALGAPQDGGDFDLLRDCEVCGDRTSQAIEWTDDRDAKVTRCLDCGERTGRFE; encoded by the coding sequence ATGCACAAAGTCACGATCGAAGACGTGGAGCGACGAATCGATTCGGCGACCGTCAACCGACCGCTCACCGCTGCGCTCGGCGCATCGAACCTCGCTATCAACTACTACGAACTCGCGCCCGGAGACAGCTTCGCGTACGGCTATCACGCCCACGAAGCCCAGGAAGAAGTGTTCGTTATCAGTTCGGGGACAGTGACCTTCGAGACGGAGGAGGGACCGGTCGACGTCGAATCCGGGGACGCCATCCGGTTCGCACCGGGTGAGTACCAGCAGGGGACGAACACCGGGACCGAGCGGGTCGAAGCGGTCGCTCTCGGCGCGCCACAGGATGGGGGAGATTTCGACCTCTTGCGCGACTGTGAGGTTTGCGGTGATCGAACCTCACAGGCGATCGAGTGGACGGACGACCGCGACGCGAAAGTAACCCGATGTCTGGACTGTGGGGAACGGACGGGACGGTTCGAATGA
- a CDS encoding LLM class flavin-dependent oxidoreductase — protein sequence MPTDLLLPQRSTFDNTDLAVRAEKLGYDGLWLGELWGSSSVVELTDIANHTDDVALGTAIANVFSRTPAVLVMTAASLNRVSDGRFKLGVGTSTKKAVEDLHGMAWDDPNPVRRAHETIELTAAYLGDGDRVDYEGQIFDVQDFPPLNADVPIYHAALGDANKRVVARLCDGWIPHNVPFPDLEDEFAYIVEQMEEAGRDATIDVAPYVPAAVSDDPEAAKDTVRAHVAYYVGNGQGYERAVAGRFPDGAEAVAEAWHSGDREAAAGNVTDEMVEALGVAGTPEQARDQFRAIAEIDCISRPMVTIPSNADERIAERTTEELAPSQY from the coding sequence ATGCCAACCGATCTCCTGTTACCACAGCGCTCGACGTTCGACAACACCGACCTGGCGGTTCGCGCGGAGAAACTCGGCTACGACGGCCTCTGGCTCGGTGAACTGTGGGGATCGAGCTCCGTCGTGGAACTCACCGACATCGCAAACCACACCGACGACGTCGCTCTCGGGACGGCGATCGCCAACGTCTTTTCGCGGACACCCGCCGTGTTAGTGATGACTGCCGCGTCGCTGAATCGCGTTTCCGACGGCCGGTTCAAACTCGGGGTCGGAACGTCGACCAAGAAAGCCGTCGAAGATCTCCACGGCATGGCGTGGGACGATCCGAATCCGGTTCGACGGGCCCACGAAACTATCGAACTCACCGCGGCGTATCTGGGTGACGGAGACCGCGTCGACTACGAGGGGCAAATCTTCGACGTCCAAGATTTCCCGCCGTTGAACGCTGACGTTCCGATTTATCACGCGGCGCTCGGCGATGCGAACAAGCGGGTCGTCGCGCGACTGTGCGACGGCTGGATCCCGCACAACGTCCCGTTCCCCGACCTCGAGGACGAGTTCGCGTATATCGTCGAGCAGATGGAGGAGGCCGGTCGCGATGCAACGATCGACGTCGCGCCGTACGTTCCGGCCGCCGTGAGCGACGATCCGGAAGCGGCGAAGGACACCGTTCGAGCCCACGTCGCCTACTACGTCGGTAACGGTCAGGGATACGAGCGCGCAGTGGCGGGGCGGTTCCCCGACGGCGCCGAAGCAGTCGCCGAGGCGTGGCACAGCGGCGACCGCGAGGCCGCGGCCGGTAACGTCACGGACGAGATGGTCGAGGCGCTCGGGGTCGCCGGAACGCCCGAGCAGGCTCGTGACCAGTTTCGGGCCATCGCCGAGATCGACTGCATCAGTCGTCCGATGGTGACCATCCCGAGCAACGCGGACGAACGGATCGCCGAACGGACCACCGAAGAGTTGGCTCCCTCACAGTACTGA
- a CDS encoding acyl-CoA dehydrogenase family protein, whose product MFGRSEEQQMLVVSIEGAIERDIEPVIESYEKDEPVSKSDAKAVLRTLSEQGMLGRDIPEEEGGAGLDHTDWALMFEQLPMQVDLLAMISSEVARTVHFTGSEYVRDTYLGPLLEGELIGCAAISEPGAGSNPREMQTIAERDGDEWVISGTKTWISNGEIADVAMVVAETEAGKTQFLIETDADGFHRERLEMLGRQYDHMAQLYLDEVRVPDAHVLGSPGEGLDRTYESFELGRANVALLGVKTARNALDDAIEYAQTRDQWGKPIGEHQLVQQLIADSATYVDAARLLAYRALHRFDEGDRASAESAMAKWFATEMAVEVTSNVVQVHGGIGLSRELDVERYFRDAQMLTIPEGTTQINKLIVARDMLGLSAFD is encoded by the coding sequence ATGTTCGGACGCTCGGAGGAGCAACAGATGTTAGTCGTTAGCATCGAAGGCGCCATCGAACGAGACATAGAGCCAGTTATCGAATCGTACGAGAAAGACGAGCCGGTATCAAAAAGCGACGCGAAAGCCGTCCTTCGCACGCTCTCCGAACAGGGAATGCTCGGACGGGATATTCCGGAGGAAGAGGGGGGTGCAGGGCTCGATCATACGGATTGGGCGCTCATGTTCGAGCAGTTGCCGATGCAGGTGGATCTGCTAGCGATGATCTCCAGCGAGGTCGCTCGAACGGTTCACTTCACCGGTTCTGAGTATGTCCGCGATACCTATCTCGGGCCGTTGCTCGAGGGCGAGCTGATCGGTTGCGCTGCCATCTCTGAACCGGGGGCCGGTTCCAATCCGCGAGAGATGCAGACGATCGCGGAACGGGACGGCGACGAGTGGGTGATTTCCGGGACGAAAACGTGGATCTCGAACGGCGAAATCGCCGACGTCGCGATGGTCGTAGCGGAGACGGAAGCGGGCAAAACGCAGTTTCTGATCGAAACTGACGCCGACGGATTCCACCGGGAACGACTCGAAATGCTCGGGCGGCAGTACGATCATATGGCCCAGCTCTACCTCGACGAGGTTCGCGTTCCCGACGCACACGTCCTCGGATCGCCGGGCGAGGGTCTGGATCGAACCTACGAGTCGTTCGAACTCGGCAGAGCGAACGTGGCGCTGCTGGGAGTGAAAACCGCACGGAACGCGCTGGACGACGCGATCGAGTACGCTCAGACGCGCGATCAGTGGGGGAAACCGATCGGCGAACACCAGCTCGTTCAACAGCTCATCGCCGACAGCGCCACGTACGTCGACGCGGCACGGCTGCTGGCCTATCGTGCGCTGCACCGATTCGACGAGGGAGACCGAGCAAGTGCGGAGAGCGCGATGGCAAAGTGGTTCGCGACCGAGATGGCCGTCGAGGTCACGTCGAACGTCGTTCAGGTCCACGGCGGGATTGGGCTCTCGCGGGAACTCGACGTCGAGCGGTACTTCCGTGACGCACAGATGCTAACCATCCCGGAGGGAACGACGCAGATCAACAAGCTGATCGTTGCGCGGGATATGCTGGGACTATCCGCGTTCGATTGA